One segment of Candidatus Methylomirabilis sp. DNA contains the following:
- a CDS encoding TAXI family TRAP transporter solute-binding subunit codes for MARCRFLLLLLGILLLPLAPAGGAPLKTLTIATGSSGGTYYPIGAAIAAILNASLEGTTARAIPSRGSVENLLWLERGDVELGIAQQDVAYYAFYGQEAFAGRVLGQVRALAALYPEIIQAVVRRDASVRGIADLRGRRVAVGAQGSGTAFNARQILEAAGVLREVRAVEAPFEEAMTQLEQGNLDAAFITAGIPTRVIQDLAKRVPIRILPIDGRLREDLMRRYPFFSAASLPAGSYGSPEPVGTLAITALLVGQAALPEETVAEVLRVLFANLAYLRQAHPRGADITPEATRRGLAIPLHPGAARFFAAAGN; via the coding sequence ATGGCGCGTTGCCGATTCCTCCTCCTCTTGCTCGGCATCCTGCTCCTGCCCCTCGCCCCCGCGGGGGGCGCGCCCCTCAAGACCCTCACCATCGCCACGGGCTCCAGCGGCGGCACCTATTACCCCATCGGGGCCGCCATCGCCGCCATCCTGAACGCGAGCCTCGAGGGGACGACCGCTCGCGCGATTCCCTCCCGGGGGTCCGTCGAGAACCTCCTCTGGCTGGAGCGGGGGGACGTGGAGCTCGGGATCGCCCAGCAGGACGTGGCCTACTACGCCTTCTACGGGCAGGAGGCCTTCGCCGGCCGGGTCCTCGGACAGGTCCGGGCCCTCGCGGCCCTGTACCCCGAGATCATCCAGGCGGTCGTCCGGCGGGACGCGTCAGTGCGGGGCATCGCGGACCTGCGGGGGCGGCGCGTCGCGGTCGGTGCCCAGGGGAGCGGCACCGCCTTCAACGCTCGGCAGATCCTGGAGGCGGCGGGCGTGCTGCGGGAGGTCCGGGCGGTGGAGGCCCCCTTCGAGGAGGCGATGACGCAGCTCGAGCAGGGGAACCTGGACGCGGCCTTCATCACGGCGGGGATCCCCACCCGGGTCATTCAGGACCTGGCGAAGCGGGTCCCGATCCGCATCCTCCCCATCGACGGGAGGCTGCGCGAGGATCTGATGCGCCGCTACCCCTTCTTCTCCGCGGCCTCCCTCCCGGCGGGCAGCTACGGATCCCCCGAGCCCGTCGGGACGCTGGCCATCACCGCCCTCCTCGTCGGGCAGGCGGCCCTCCCGGAGGAGACGGTGGCGGAGGTCCTCCGGGTGCTCTTCGCCAATCTCGCCTACCTGCGGCAGGCGCATCCCCGGGGCGCCGACATCACGCCCGAGGCGACGCGCCGCGGCCTGGCGATTCCGCTCCATCCCGGCGCAGCGCGCTTCTTCGCCGCCGCGGGGAACTAG
- a CDS encoding thioesterase family protein produces MGEAEAAVTFRVDYADIDAQGRVYYGNYTRYFDRARFAFWSACGLGPDEIRRVEDETVLAQVETRYHRSAGFYEELRATARLTAAGGSSLHFAYRVTRPADGSLLAEGTAVLAYIEPASGRPRPLPTALRDRLPPVPQPPPRPSRLA; encoded by the coding sequence ATGGGGGAGGCGGAGGCGGCCGTCACCTTCCGGGTAGACTATGCCGACATCGATGCCCAGGGGAGGGTGTACTACGGCAACTACACCCGCTACTTCGACCGTGCCCGCTTCGCCTTCTGGAGCGCGTGCGGCCTCGGTCCCGACGAGATCCGGCGCGTGGAAGATGAGACGGTCCTGGCGCAGGTCGAGACCCGCTACCACCGCTCCGCCGGGTTCTACGAGGAGCTCCGGGCGACGGCCCGCTTGACCGCCGCGGGGGGCTCGAGCCTGCACTTCGCCTACCGGGTCACGCGACCGGCCGATGGGAGCCTTCTCGCGGAGGGGACGGCCGTCCTCGCGTACATCGAGCCGGCCAGCGGACGCCCGCGGCCCCTTCCGACTGCCCTGCGTGATCGCCTTCCTCCCGTCCCCCAGCCTCCGCCGCGCCCCTCCCGCCTGGCATAG